One Mesoplodon densirostris isolate mMesDen1 chromosome X, mMesDen1 primary haplotype, whole genome shotgun sequence genomic region harbors:
- the S100G gene encoding protein S100-G produces the protein MSTNKLPEELKRIFEKYAAKEGDPNQLSKEELKLLIQTEFPSLLKGPSTLDDLFQELDRNGDGEVSFEEFQALIKKISQ, from the exons ATGAGTACAAACAAGCTTcctgaagaactgaagaggatTTTTGAAAAATACGCAGCCAAAGAAGGTGATCCAAACCAGCTGTCGAAGGAGGAGCTGAAGCTATTGATTCAGACTGAATTCCCCAGTTTACTGAAA GGTCCAAGCACCCTAGATGACCTCTTTCAAGAACTGGACAGGAATGGAGATGGAGAAGTTAGTTTCGAAGAATTCCAGGCGTTAATAAAAAAGATATCCCagtga